The following proteins are co-located in the Streptomyces sp. NBC_01198 genome:
- the rimM gene encoding ribosome maturation factor RimM (Essential for efficient processing of 16S rRNA) codes for MQLVVGRIGRAHGIKGEVSIEVRTDEPELRLAPGAVLATDPAATGPLTIATGRVHSGRLMLRFEGVSDRTGAEALRNTLLIAEVDPAETPEDPEEFYDHQLIDLDVVTVDGREIGRIAEISHLPYQDLLVVRRPDETEVLIPFVAEFVPEIDLEEQRAVIDPPPGLLDDEIQDTAEAAGDSTVDGG; via the coding sequence ATGCAGCTGGTAGTCGGCAGGATCGGCCGCGCCCATGGCATCAAGGGCGAGGTGAGCATAGAGGTGCGTACCGACGAGCCGGAGCTGCGGCTCGCGCCGGGCGCCGTGCTGGCCACGGACCCGGCCGCCACCGGACCGCTGACCATCGCCACCGGGCGGGTGCACAGCGGGCGGCTGATGCTGCGCTTCGAGGGCGTCAGCGACCGCACCGGCGCCGAGGCGCTGCGCAACACGCTGCTGATCGCCGAGGTGGACCCGGCGGAGACCCCGGAGGACCCCGAGGAGTTCTACGACCACCAGCTGATCGACCTCGACGTGGTCACCGTCGACGGCCGCGAGATCGGCAGGATCGCCGAGATCAGCCACCTGCCGTACCAGGACCTGCTGGTCGTCCGGCGCCCGGACGAGACCGAGGTGCTGATCCCCTTCGTCGCCGAGTTCGTGCCCGAGATCGACCTGGAGGAGCAGCGCGCGGTGATCGACCCGCCGCCCGGACTGCTGGACGACGAGATCCAGGACACCGCGGAAGCGGCCGGCGACAGCACGGTGGACGGCGGCTGA
- a CDS encoding RNA-binding protein, whose product MLEEALEHLVKGIVDNPDDVQVDMRTLRRGSVLEVRVHPDDLGKVIGRNGRTARALRTVVGALGGRGIRVDLVDVDQVR is encoded by the coding sequence GTGCTTGAGGAGGCTCTTGAGCACCTCGTGAAGGGCATCGTCGACAACCCCGACGATGTGCAGGTGGACATGCGCACCCTGCGCCGCGGCAGCGTGCTTGAGGTCCGGGTACACCCCGACGACCTCGGCAAGGTGATCGGCCGCAACGGCCGTACCGCCCGCGCGCTGCGCACGGTGGTGGGCGCGCTCGGCGGCCGTGGTATCCGCGTCGACCTGGTCGACGTCGACCAGGTGCGCTGA
- the rpsP gene encoding 30S ribosomal protein S16: MAVKIKLKRLGKIRSPHYRIVVADSRTRRDGRAIEEIGLYHPVQNPSRIEVDSDRAQYWLSVGAQPTEPVLAILKLTGDWQKYKGLEAPAPLLVAEPKADKRALFEAAAKDSADEPKGEAITPKAKKADKKSDDTAEAPAAAESTEA, encoded by the coding sequence GTGGCAGTCAAGATCAAGCTGAAGCGTCTGGGCAAGATCCGTTCGCCTCACTACCGCATCGTCGTCGCCGACTCCCGTACCCGCCGTGACGGCCGGGCCATCGAGGAGATCGGTCTGTACCACCCGGTGCAGAACCCGTCGCGCATCGAGGTCGACTCGGACCGCGCCCAGTACTGGCTCTCCGTCGGCGCCCAGCCGACCGAGCCGGTGCTCGCCATTCTCAAGCTCACCGGTGACTGGCAGAAGTACAAGGGCCTTGAGGCCCCCGCGCCGCTGCTGGTCGCCGAGCCGAAGGCCGACAAGCGCGCCCTGTTCGAGGCCGCGGCCAAGGACAGCGCCGACGAGCCCAAGGGTGAGGCGATCACCCCCAAGGCGAAGAAGGCCGACAAGAAGTCCGACGACACCGCCGAGGCCCCGGCCGCGGCTGAGTCCACCGAGGCCTGA
- the proS gene encoding proline--tRNA ligase, translating to MAKAPVLTPQADDFPRWYQDLINKAELADNGPVRGTMVIRPYGYGLWERMQQDMDLRIKEAGAQNAYFPLFIPQSYLTREAEHVEGFAPELAVVTHAGGKELDEPIVVRPTSETIINEYFSKWVQSYRDLPLLINQWANVVRWELRPRLFLRTTEFLWQEGHTAHATYEDARDYASLIQREVYADFMTNVLAMDVVLGRKTVKERFAGAINTLTLEGMMGDGKALQLGTSHELGQNFAKAFHTQYLSKDGAQEHVWQTSWGSTTRMIGALVMMHGDDNGLRVPPRLAHVQVVVLAIKGDDEVVAKVREIGDRLKAAGLRVVVDDRTDTPFGRRAVDWELKGVPVRVEVGPRDLEAGTAVLARRIPGGKTPVSIDSLAELLPAVLEEDQAHLLRESRERRESRTVDVATIEEAAEAAATGWARIPWADLGPEGEAKLAEQGISVRCLVTKDGGVPDADDTPGTLAIVARAY from the coding sequence ATGGCAAAGGCTCCCGTTCTCACCCCCCAGGCGGACGACTTCCCGCGCTGGTACCAGGACCTGATCAACAAGGCAGAGCTGGCCGACAACGGCCCGGTCCGCGGCACCATGGTCATCAGGCCGTACGGCTACGGCCTGTGGGAGCGGATGCAGCAGGACATGGATCTGCGGATCAAGGAAGCGGGCGCGCAGAACGCGTACTTCCCGCTCTTCATCCCGCAGTCCTACCTGACTCGGGAGGCCGAGCACGTCGAGGGCTTCGCGCCGGAGCTGGCGGTCGTCACGCACGCGGGCGGCAAGGAGCTGGACGAGCCGATCGTGGTGCGCCCCACCTCCGAGACGATCATCAACGAGTACTTCTCCAAGTGGGTGCAGAGCTACCGGGACCTGCCCCTGCTGATCAACCAGTGGGCGAACGTGGTGCGGTGGGAGCTGCGCCCCCGGCTCTTCCTGCGCACCACCGAATTCCTCTGGCAGGAGGGCCACACCGCCCACGCCACCTACGAGGACGCCCGCGACTACGCCTCGCTGATCCAGCGCGAGGTCTACGCCGACTTCATGACCAACGTGCTGGCGATGGACGTGGTGCTGGGCCGCAAGACGGTCAAGGAGCGCTTCGCGGGGGCGATCAACACCCTCACCCTCGAAGGCATGATGGGCGACGGCAAGGCCCTGCAGCTGGGCACCAGCCACGAGCTGGGCCAGAACTTCGCGAAGGCCTTCCACACGCAGTACCTGTCCAAGGACGGTGCCCAGGAGCACGTCTGGCAGACCTCCTGGGGCAGCACCACCCGCATGATCGGCGCGCTGGTGATGATGCACGGCGACGACAACGGGCTGCGGGTGCCGCCGCGGCTGGCCCATGTGCAGGTCGTGGTGCTGGCGATCAAGGGCGACGACGAGGTCGTGGCCAAGGTGCGGGAGATCGGCGACCGCCTCAAGGCCGCCGGGCTGCGGGTCGTGGTCGACGACCGCACCGACACCCCGTTCGGCCGCCGGGCGGTCGACTGGGAGCTCAAGGGCGTGCCGGTGCGGGTCGAGGTCGGCCCGCGCGACCTGGAAGCGGGCACCGCGGTGCTGGCCCGGCGCATCCCCGGCGGCAAGACGCCGGTCTCGATCGACAGCCTCGCCGAGCTGCTGCCCGCCGTGCTTGAGGAGGACCAGGCGCACCTGCTGCGCGAGTCCCGCGAACGTCGGGAATCCCGCACTGTGGACGTCGCGACCATCGAGGAGGCGGCCGAGGCCGCCGCCACCGGCTGGGCGCGCATCCCGTGGGCCGACCTCGGCCCGGAGGGCGAGGCGAAGCTCGCCGAGCAGGGCATTTCGGTGCGCTGCCTGGTCACCAAGGACGGCGGGGTGCCGGACGCGGACGACACTCCTGGCACGCTGGCGATCGTCGCGCGGGCGTACTAG
- a CDS encoding SAM-dependent methyltransferase, translating into MAPTLYRGSRPATAHHDRARDWAEIQERMLVPLYDTVHDRLDVGPGTGLLALNCGSGLALLLAAARGAAVTGYDADPDRLRLAGERLAGPKRPGTLPRGARTTAAPPSLRAGAPGTQDLRAGGHNVVTALDPATPADELRPALAAVAAVTRPGSVVVLAGWGPPERCSAARVLKVATRLAEPRGPAAPAPRLSGRDDLEDLARGAGLRPDGSGRVSCPFGYQNQASAVRGLLSTGLFDPAVAATDKQQVEKEVAEALHPYRRPDGTVRMENVFRYLIARV; encoded by the coding sequence ATGGCACCTACCCTCTATCGCGGATCCAGGCCGGCGACGGCACACCACGACCGGGCACGGGACTGGGCGGAGATCCAGGAACGCATGCTCGTACCGCTCTACGACACCGTGCACGACCGGCTCGACGTCGGTCCCGGCACCGGGCTCCTCGCCCTGAACTGCGGTTCCGGCCTCGCGCTGCTGCTCGCGGCGGCCCGCGGCGCGGCCGTCACCGGATACGACGCCGACCCCGACCGGCTGCGCCTGGCGGGGGAAAGACTCGCCGGACCGAAGAGACCCGGTACCTTACCGCGGGGCGCGCGTACGACCGCCGCACCGCCCTCATTGCGCGCCGGCGCACCCGGAACGCAGGACCTGCGCGCGGGCGGCCACAACGTCGTCACCGCCCTGGACCCGGCCACCCCCGCGGACGAGCTGCGGCCCGCGCTGGCGGCCGTCGCCGCCGTGACCCGCCCGGGCAGCGTCGTGGTGCTGGCCGGCTGGGGGCCGCCGGAACGCTGCTCGGCCGCCAGGGTGCTGAAGGTCGCCACCCGGCTCGCCGAACCCCGCGGCCCCGCCGCCCCCGCACCGCGGCTCAGCGGCCGGGACGACCTGGAGGACCTGGCAAGGGGCGCCGGGCTGCGGCCTGACGGCTCGGGGCGGGTGTCGTGCCCGTTCGGCTACCAGAACCAGGCGAGCGCGGTACGCGGCCTGCTGTCGACCGGCCTGTTCGACCCGGCGGTGGCCGCCACCGACAAGCAGCAGGTGGAGAAGGAGGTCGCCGAGGCCCTGCACCCCTACCGGCGTCCGGACGGCACGGTCCGGATGGAGAACGTCTTCCGCTATCTGATCGCCCGCGTCTGA
- a CDS encoding DUF402 domain-containing protein, with the protein MPTTLLPPGAPASVRLVKAGREKVRYPATVVADDGVQVTVTAPWSLPQVRDFGFVRFEPGDLFTEHYWRDRWYAVKEVRDARGVPKGWYCDVARPVMVAAGVLTSEDLDLDLWVSADGSLVLRLDEDEFAASGLAARDPEAAGRAVRALDELEALARRDGGLAPLLG; encoded by the coding sequence ATGCCCACCACCCTCCTGCCGCCCGGCGCCCCGGCGTCCGTGCGCCTGGTCAAGGCCGGCCGTGAGAAGGTCCGCTACCCCGCCACCGTGGTCGCCGACGACGGTGTCCAGGTGACCGTGACCGCACCCTGGTCGCTGCCGCAGGTGCGCGACTTCGGCTTCGTGCGCTTCGAGCCCGGCGACCTGTTCACCGAGCACTACTGGCGCGACCGGTGGTACGCGGTCAAGGAGGTGCGGGACGCCCGCGGCGTGCCCAAGGGCTGGTACTGCGATGTCGCCCGGCCGGTCATGGTCGCGGCGGGCGTGCTCACCTCGGAGGACCTGGACCTCGACCTGTGGGTGTCGGCCGACGGCAGCCTGGTGTTGCGGCTGGACGAGGACGAGTTCGCCGCGAGCGGGCTGGCGGCGCGGGACCCGGAGGCGGCCGGGCGGGCGGTGCGCGCGCTGGACGAGCTGGAGGCGCTGGCCCGCCGCGACGGCGGCCTGGCCCCGCTGCTCGGCTGA
- a CDS encoding GNAT family N-acetyltransferase gives MRVSIREPRSSDTEAHRSAVLRSVEHLSPWNPVEPDGLPELLRRQGAGLRTFLIFDNEDGGIVGKCNVANIVLARFRNAALGYDSYVPYNGTGRMTEGLRLVVDRCFAAEPGGLGLHRLEISVQPDNVRSVAMAKRLGFRHEGFSPRMLFINDAWRDHERFAMTAEEWPGL, from the coding sequence ATGCGCGTATCGATCAGAGAACCCAGGTCCAGTGACACCGAGGCGCACCGCAGTGCGGTGCTGCGGTCGGTCGAGCATCTCTCGCCGTGGAATCCGGTGGAGCCGGACGGCCTGCCCGAGCTGCTGCGGCGGCAGGGCGCCGGCCTGCGGACCTTCCTGATCTTCGACAACGAGGACGGCGGCATCGTCGGCAAGTGCAATGTCGCCAACATCGTGCTGGCCCGCTTCCGCAACGCCGCCCTCGGTTACGACAGTTACGTGCCCTACAACGGGACCGGCCGGATGACCGAGGGCCTGCGGCTGGTGGTGGACCGCTGCTTCGCCGCCGAGCCGGGCGGCCTCGGCCTGCACCGGCTGGAGATCAGCGTCCAGCCGGACAACGTCCGCTCGGTGGCGATGGCCAAGCGGCTCGGCTTCCGGCACGAGGGGTTCTCGCCGCGGATGCTGTTCATCAACGACGCCTGGCGCGACCACGAACGCTTCGCCATGACCGCGGAGGAGTGGCCGGGCCTCTAG
- the ffh gene encoding signal recognition particle protein, producing MFDTLSDRLANTFKTLRGRGRLSEADIDATAREIRIALLEADVALPAVRAFIANVKERASGAEVSQALNPAQQVIKIVNDELITILGGETRRLRFAKQPPTVIMLAGLQGAGKTTLAGKLGKWLQGQGHTPLLVACDLQRPNAVNQLSVVAERAGVAVYAPEPGNGVGDPVKVARDSIEFATSRQYDIVIVDTAGRLGVDQELMRQAADIRDATHPDEILFVVDAMIGQDAVNTAEAFRDGVGFDGVVLSKLDGDARGGAALSIAHVTGKQIMFASNGEKLDDFDAFHPDRMASRILGMGDMLSLIEKAEQTFSQAEAEKMAAKLAKGPKEFTLDDFLAQMEQVRKMGSISKLLGMLPGMGQIKDQINNLDERDVDRTAAIIKSMTPGERADPHLINGSRRARIAKGSGVEVSAVKSLVERFFEARKMMSRMAQGGGMPGMPGMPGMGGGPGRQKKQQKQAKGKRQSGNPMKRKADAAAAAARREEQHQDGGAEQGGGSPFGLPGGGKDFELPDEFKKFMG from the coding sequence GTGTTCGACACTCTGTCTGATCGCCTCGCGAATACCTTCAAGACCCTCCGGGGGCGCGGCCGTCTGTCCGAGGCGGACATCGACGCCACCGCGCGCGAGATCCGGATCGCGCTTCTCGAGGCGGACGTGGCGCTGCCCGCCGTGCGCGCCTTCATCGCCAACGTCAAGGAACGCGCCTCCGGGGCCGAGGTCTCGCAGGCGCTGAACCCCGCCCAGCAGGTCATCAAGATCGTCAACGACGAGCTGATCACCATCCTGGGCGGCGAGACCCGGCGGCTGCGCTTCGCCAAGCAGCCGCCCACCGTGATCATGCTGGCCGGCCTCCAGGGCGCGGGAAAGACCACGCTGGCCGGCAAGCTCGGCAAGTGGCTGCAGGGCCAGGGCCACACCCCGCTGCTGGTCGCCTGCGACCTCCAGCGGCCGAACGCCGTCAACCAGCTCAGCGTGGTCGCCGAGCGCGCCGGCGTCGCGGTCTACGCGCCCGAGCCCGGCAACGGCGTCGGCGACCCGGTCAAGGTCGCCAGGGACTCGATCGAGTTCGCCACCTCGCGGCAGTACGACATCGTGATCGTCGACACCGCGGGCCGCCTCGGTGTCGACCAGGAACTGATGCGGCAGGCCGCGGACATCCGCGACGCCACCCACCCCGACGAGATCCTCTTCGTCGTCGACGCGATGATCGGCCAGGACGCGGTCAACACCGCGGAGGCCTTCCGCGACGGCGTCGGCTTCGACGGCGTGGTGCTCTCCAAGCTCGACGGCGACGCCCGTGGCGGTGCGGCCCTGTCGATCGCGCACGTCACCGGCAAGCAGATCATGTTCGCCTCGAACGGTGAGAAGCTGGACGACTTCGACGCGTTCCACCCGGACCGGATGGCGTCGCGCATCCTGGGCATGGGCGACATGCTGTCGCTGATCGAGAAGGCCGAGCAGACCTTCAGCCAGGCCGAGGCCGAGAAGATGGCGGCCAAGCTGGCGAAGGGCCCCAAGGAATTCACGCTGGACGACTTCCTGGCGCAGATGGAGCAGGTCCGCAAGATGGGCTCGATCTCCAAGCTGCTCGGGATGCTGCCGGGCATGGGCCAGATCAAGGACCAGATCAACAACCTGGACGAGCGGGACGTCGACCGCACCGCGGCGATCATCAAGTCGATGACCCCGGGCGAGCGTGCCGACCCGCACCTGATCAACGGCTCCCGCAGGGCGCGTATCGCCAAGGGCTCGGGTGTCGAGGTCAGCGCGGTCAAGAGCCTGGTGGAGCGGTTCTTCGAGGCGCGCAAGATGATGTCCCGGATGGCCCAGGGCGGCGGCATGCCCGGGATGCCGGGGATGCCCGGCATGGGCGGTGGTCCGGGGCGGCAGAAGAAGCAGCAGAAGCAGGCCAAGGGCAAGCGGCAGAGCGGCAACCCGATGAAGCGCAAGGCCGACGCGGCCGCCGCCGCCGCGCGCCGCGAGGAGCAGCATCAGGACGGGGGCGCCGAGCAGGGCGGCGGCAGCCCGTTCGGCCTGCCGGGCGGCGGCAAGGACTTCGAACTGCCCGACGAGTTCAAGAAGTTCATGGGCTGA
- a CDS encoding [protein-PII] uridylyltransferase, translating into MTDSVEAQDDSYAAARLRLLTEEARSGPPRRAALAALTDRWLGGLATDAAAATGTGGWALLAVGGYGRGELSPRSDLDLVLLHDSEKSVGALADRLWYPVWDLGLALDHSVRTPDEARKAAADDLKVQLGLLDARHLAGDTALSSALRTSVLADWRNQAPKRLPALLELCQERAERQGELSYLLEPDLKEARGGLRDATALRAVAASWLADAPREGLEEARTRLLDARDALHLVTGRATDRLALQEQDQVAAALGLLDADTLLREVYEAARRIAYASDVTWREVGRVLRARDARPRRRLLGRSRSVPAGNAPERVPLAEGVVEQEGEAVLALAAKPDRDPVLPLRAAAAAAQAGLPLSLHAVRRLAAAARPLPVPWPAEAREQLLTLLGAGESTVQVWEALEAEGLITRLLPDWERVRCRPQRNAVHRFTVDRHLVETAVQAAGLTRRVGRPDLLLTAALLHDIGKGWPGDHSEAGEVIARDVATRIGFGTADADTLALLVRHHLLLIDTATRRDLDDPETVRAVAGTVRDTSTLELLAALTEADALATGPAAWSTWRASLLAELVERVAAALDTGDVPEAADRDSTAEEERLAIEAARTGGPVLALHAHAEPDGEGEALDEGLGVELLLAAPDRPGLLAQAAGVLALHRLGVRAADLRAVDPVGEGQVALLSWRVSAEYGALPETARLRADLARAFEGTLDIEARLAEREAAYPRRRGITPPPPRVSVAPGHTSQTATVIEVRAHDAPGLLHRIGLALTATGVTVRSARISTLGANAVDAFYVVGKDGSPLSPPRAADVARQVEAALR; encoded by the coding sequence GTGACCGACAGCGTCGAAGCGCAGGACGACAGTTACGCGGCGGCCCGGCTGCGCCTCCTCACCGAGGAGGCGCGGTCCGGGCCGCCGCGCCGCGCGGCCCTGGCCGCACTCACCGACCGCTGGCTCGGCGGACTCGCGACCGACGCCGCCGCGGCCACCGGCACCGGCGGCTGGGCCCTGCTCGCCGTCGGCGGCTACGGCCGCGGCGAGCTGTCGCCGCGCAGCGACCTGGACCTGGTGCTGCTGCACGACTCGGAGAAATCCGTCGGCGCCCTCGCCGACCGGCTCTGGTATCCGGTGTGGGACCTGGGCCTGGCCCTCGACCACTCGGTGCGCACCCCCGACGAGGCCCGCAAGGCCGCGGCCGACGACCTCAAGGTCCAGCTCGGCCTGCTCGACGCCCGCCACCTCGCCGGCGACACCGCGCTCAGCTCCGCCCTGCGCACCTCGGTGCTCGCCGACTGGCGCAACCAGGCGCCCAAGCGGCTGCCCGCGCTGCTCGAGCTGTGCCAGGAGCGGGCGGAACGCCAGGGCGAGCTGTCCTACCTGCTCGAACCCGACCTCAAGGAGGCCCGCGGCGGCCTGCGCGACGCCACCGCGCTGCGGGCCGTCGCCGCCTCCTGGCTGGCTGACGCGCCGCGCGAGGGCCTGGAGGAGGCCCGTACCCGGCTGCTGGACGCCCGCGACGCCCTGCACCTGGTCACCGGGCGGGCCACCGACCGGCTCGCCCTCCAGGAGCAGGACCAGGTCGCCGCCGCGCTCGGCCTGCTCGACGCCGACACCCTGCTGCGCGAGGTCTACGAGGCCGCCCGGCGGATCGCCTACGCCTCCGACGTCACCTGGCGGGAGGTCGGCCGGGTGCTGCGGGCCCGCGACGCCCGGCCCCGCCGCCGGCTGCTCGGCCGCAGCAGGAGCGTCCCTGCGGGCAACGCACCCGAGCGCGTACCGCTGGCCGAAGGAGTCGTGGAGCAGGAGGGCGAGGCGGTGCTCGCGCTCGCCGCGAAGCCCGACCGCGACCCCGTCCTGCCGCTGCGCGCCGCCGCTGCCGCCGCCCAGGCCGGCCTGCCGCTGTCGCTGCACGCGGTGCGGCGGCTGGCCGCGGCGGCCCGGCCGCTGCCCGTGCCGTGGCCGGCGGAGGCCCGCGAGCAGCTGCTGACGCTGCTCGGCGCGGGCGAGTCCACCGTGCAGGTGTGGGAGGCGCTGGAGGCCGAGGGCCTGATCACCCGGCTGCTGCCGGACTGGGAGCGGGTCCGCTGCCGCCCGCAGCGCAACGCGGTGCACCGCTTCACCGTCGACCGGCACCTGGTCGAGACCGCCGTGCAGGCCGCCGGCCTGACCCGCCGGGTCGGCCGCCCCGACCTGCTGCTGACCGCGGCCCTGCTGCACGACATCGGCAAGGGCTGGCCCGGCGACCACAGCGAGGCCGGCGAGGTCATCGCCCGCGACGTCGCGACCAGGATCGGCTTCGGTACCGCCGACGCCGACACCCTGGCGCTGCTCGTACGCCACCACCTGCTGCTGATCGACACCGCGACCCGGCGCGACCTGGACGACCCGGAGACCGTTCGCGCGGTCGCCGGCACCGTACGGGACACCTCCACGCTGGAGCTGCTGGCCGCGCTCACCGAGGCCGACGCGCTGGCCACCGGTCCCGCCGCCTGGAGCACCTGGCGGGCCTCGCTGCTGGCCGAGCTGGTGGAGCGGGTCGCGGCGGCGCTGGACACCGGCGACGTGCCGGAGGCCGCGGACCGCGACTCCACCGCGGAGGAGGAACGCCTCGCCATCGAGGCCGCCCGCACCGGCGGCCCGGTGCTCGCCCTGCACGCCCACGCCGAGCCCGACGGCGAGGGCGAGGCCCTGGACGAGGGGCTGGGCGTGGAGCTGCTGCTCGCCGCCCCCGACCGGCCCGGGCTGCTCGCCCAGGCCGCCGGCGTCCTGGCGCTGCACCGGCTCGGCGTCAGGGCCGCCGACCTGCGGGCGGTCGACCCGGTGGGGGAGGGCCAGGTCGCGCTGCTCAGCTGGCGGGTCTCGGCCGAATACGGCGCCCTGCCGGAGACCGCCAGGCTGCGGGCCGACCTGGCGCGCGCCTTCGAAGGCACCCTGGACATCGAGGCCAGGCTCGCCGAGCGGGAGGCTGCCTACCCCCGGCGGCGCGGCATCACCCCGCCGCCACCCCGGGTCAGCGTCGCGCCCGGCCACACCTCGCAGACCGCCACGGTGATCGAGGTGCGCGCCCACGACGCCCCCGGCCTGCTGCACCGCATCGGCCTGGCGCTGACCGCGACCGGGGTCACCGTCCGCTCGGCGCGTATCTCCACGCTGGGGGCCAACGCGGTCGACGCCTTCTACGTCGTCGGCAAGGACGGCAGCCCGCTGTCCCCGCCACGGGCGGCGGACGTGGCCCGCCAGGTGGAGGCGGCGCTGCGCTGA
- a CDS encoding P-II family nitrogen regulator: MKLITAVVKPHRLDEIKEALQAFGVHGLTVTEASGYGRQRGHTEVYRGAEYTVDLVPKIRIEVLVEDSDADQLIEVVVKAARTGKIGDGKVWSLPVDTAVRVRTGERGPDAL, translated from the coding sequence GTGAAGCTCATCACCGCGGTCGTGAAGCCGCACCGCCTGGACGAGATCAAGGAAGCCCTGCAGGCCTTCGGGGTCCACGGCCTGACCGTGACCGAGGCCAGCGGGTACGGCAGACAGCGCGGCCACACCGAGGTCTACCGCGGCGCCGAGTACACCGTCGACCTGGTGCCGAAGATCCGCATAGAGGTCCTCGTCGAGGACTCCGACGCCGACCAGCTCATCGAGGTCGTGGTGAAAGCGGCCAGAACAGGCAAAATCGGAGACGGCAAGGTGTGGAGCCTCCCGGTCGACACGGCCGTCCGGGTCCGTACCGGCGAGCGCGGACCCGACGCGCTCTGA